In Synechocystis sp. PCC 6714, the following are encoded in one genomic region:
- a CDS encoding isochorismate synthase, whose amino-acid sequence MSVATPLLDRHPCSLDNSPVLYSYLLGQQRNLSPGQVCLWSFTEYLDDVDPLAVFGALDLQEQVHFYGENPQRQETILAFGICQSLRISGKYRFSLAQQFAEDCFQRLVSIGNAQGRSQRPYIFCGFSFFDRTPNPSPFANSFLFLPQIQLVKAPHHCLLSWQISLDSSTNIAELVDFIGQMLSAIRRVNPIRDTLPPSLNGNPPRLTKTEVAQLSTAIASSLGEIDQQRLSKVVLATALDLDYGCQFSTAHCLQRLRQQYGDCHLFSWGNGKGDCFVGASPERLLSLHNQQLITDALAGSAPRAADVQGDRRLGQQLLHNPKELREHQAVLDYLLQRLTALGLTPQASSLKLLKLANIQHLWTQIQAPLPPHIHPLALVEQLHPTPAVAGVPVAIAEDLIRRHETFDRNLYAAPLGWLDSEGNSEFIVGIRSALLSRNRARLYAGAGIVAGSDPLKEVAEIELKLQTLWRSLI is encoded by the coding sequence ATGTCCGTTGCGACACCCCTCCTCGACCGTCATCCATGCTCCCTCGATAATTCTCCGGTTCTGTACAGTTACCTATTGGGTCAGCAGCGGAATTTGTCCCCTGGCCAGGTCTGTCTGTGGAGTTTTACGGAATATCTGGACGACGTTGATCCCCTAGCGGTATTTGGGGCTCTGGACCTACAGGAACAAGTCCATTTTTATGGTGAAAATCCCCAGCGGCAGGAAACCATACTGGCCTTCGGCATTTGTCAATCCCTGAGGATTTCTGGTAAGTATCGCTTCAGCTTAGCCCAGCAATTTGCGGAAGACTGTTTCCAACGCTTGGTGTCCATTGGCAATGCCCAGGGTCGGAGTCAACGTCCCTATATTTTTTGTGGCTTTAGTTTTTTTGACCGCACCCCTAATCCCAGTCCCTTTGCCAATTCTTTTCTCTTTTTGCCCCAAATTCAGTTGGTGAAAGCGCCCCACCACTGCCTTTTAAGTTGGCAGATCAGTCTAGATAGCAGCACTAATATTGCCGAGTTGGTGGACTTCATTGGGCAAATGCTCAGTGCCATCCGTCGAGTTAACCCCATTAGGGATACTCTGCCCCCTTCCCTTAATGGGAATCCTCCCCGACTAACTAAGACAGAGGTGGCCCAACTTTCCACGGCGATCGCCTCTAGCTTGGGGGAAATTGACCAGCAACGGTTAAGCAAAGTGGTGTTAGCCACGGCATTGGATTTGGACTATGGTTGTCAGTTCAGTACAGCCCATTGTTTACAAAGACTGCGGCAACAGTATGGGGATTGCCATTTATTTTCCTGGGGCAACGGCAAGGGAGATTGTTTTGTAGGGGCTAGCCCAGAGCGATTACTGAGTTTACATAATCAACAGTTGATCACCGATGCTCTTGCTGGTTCTGCCCCTAGGGCTGCGGACGTCCAAGGCGATCGCCGATTGGGGCAACAGTTATTGCACAATCCCAAAGAATTGCGGGAACACCAAGCGGTGTTGGATTATCTGCTCCAGCGCCTCACGGCATTGGGCTTAACCCCCCAGGCTTCTTCCCTGAAACTGCTTAAATTAGCCAATATCCAGCACCTCTGGACCCAAATCCAAGCCCCCCTGCCGCCCCACATCCATCCCCTGGCCCTGGTGGAACAACTCCATCCCACCCCCGCTGTAGCTGGGGTACCTGTGGCGATCGCCGAAGATTTAATTCGTCGCCATGAAACCTTTGACCGTAATCTCTATGCCGCTCCCCTGGGTTGGTTGGACAGCGAAGGTAATAGTGAATTCATTGTCGGTATCCGTTCCGCCCTCCTTTCCCGCAATCGAGCCAGACTATACGCCGGGGCGG
- a CDS encoding biotin/lipoate A/B protein ligase family protein, translating to MSIFPPAQSSPWRLLPYIQAPGDLQMALDRWLLEDYFPRTGRSVLRFYGWSQPTISLGYLQKSWPNHWRQLTWQGQSLALVTRPSGGRAVLHQGGLTYAVVTGKTGDKRREIYQHICQFLIQGWGQLGLPLTYGQGGRGYIHNASCFSTATVADLVSATGDKLIGSAQRQTSSALLQHGEMVWNGDRHLFAEVFGQTAPWQKTIAELTEYPSLPQVLQVLTATAQQHFCCELHWEPLTPWEWEIVQVKCREIRHRPAFSNSPSG from the coding sequence TTGTCCATCTTTCCCCCTGCTCAGTCTTCCCCCTGGCGCTTATTGCCCTATATCCAAGCCCCCGGTGATTTACAGATGGCCCTGGATCGTTGGTTATTGGAAGATTATTTCCCCCGCACCGGGCGATCGGTGTTGCGCTTCTATGGTTGGTCCCAGCCGACCATTTCCCTAGGTTATCTACAAAAATCCTGGCCAAACCATTGGCGGCAATTAACATGGCAGGGTCAATCCTTGGCTTTAGTGACTAGACCCAGTGGCGGCCGGGCTGTACTGCACCAGGGGGGCTTGACCTACGCTGTGGTGACAGGAAAAACGGGGGATAAACGACGGGAAATTTATCAGCACATTTGTCAATTTCTCATCCAAGGCTGGGGCCAGTTGGGGCTACCCTTGACCTATGGCCAGGGGGGGCGGGGCTATATCCACAATGCTAGTTGCTTTAGTACCGCCACGGTGGCGGATTTAGTCAGTGCCACGGGGGACAAATTAATTGGCAGTGCCCAACGCCAAACGTCCAGCGCCCTTCTGCAACACGGAGAAATGGTTTGGAACGGCGATCGCCATTTATTTGCAGAAGTTTTTGGCCAAACGGCCCCCTGGCAAAAAACCATCGCAGAGTTGACGGAGTATCCCAGTTTGCCCCAGGTTTTACAGGTTTTAACGGCCACAGCCCAACAGCATTTTTGCTGTGAGTTACACTGGGAACCCCTAACTCCCTGGGAGTGGGAGATAGTACAGGTAAAGTGCAGGGAAATCCGCCACCGCCCCGCCTTTTCAAATTCCCCTAGCGGTTGA
- a CDS encoding alkene reductase, protein MANTKIDLFTPIQMGAFTLPNRIVMAPMTRLRAVGSIPTPLMAEYYGQRASAGLIITECTMISPLSNGYVNCPGIYSPEQITAWQRVTDGVHRRGGKIFLQLWHSGRIGHPSLLNGALPIAPSAIPAIGTLHGPAGKVTLATPRALETDEISEIVKQFRQGAENARQAGFDGVELHGAFGYLIDQFLQDGSNQRTDHYGGSIENRVRFLLEVVEAVCQVWGGDRVGIKLSPSNTLHGMQDSDPLTTFSYALEKLNAFKLAYVHLMEPSEEDLNARGVINPVISTFGPFYRGLIITNGGYDKLKGNQILETGKSDLVSFGKPFIANPDLPERFIVDGPLNELDFTTVYGKAGQNLEQGYTDYPSLKPAEN, encoded by the coding sequence ATGGCGAACACAAAGATTGATTTATTTACTCCGATTCAGATGGGAGCTTTCACACTCCCCAATCGGATAGTTATGGCACCGATGACACGTTTGCGGGCGGTTGGCTCAATTCCCACTCCTTTGATGGCGGAATACTATGGCCAGAGAGCCTCGGCCGGGTTGATCATCACCGAGTGCACCATGATTTCGCCTCTGAGTAATGGCTACGTCAACTGTCCGGGCATTTACTCCCCAGAGCAGATTACAGCATGGCAACGGGTGACGGATGGGGTGCATCGCAGGGGTGGCAAAATTTTCTTGCAACTGTGGCATAGCGGTCGCATTGGTCATCCGTCCCTGCTTAACGGTGCATTGCCCATTGCCCCCAGCGCAATTCCTGCCATTGGGACACTCCATGGTCCCGCAGGCAAAGTAACTTTAGCCACTCCCCGGGCCCTGGAAACCGATGAAATTTCTGAAATCGTTAAACAGTTTCGTCAGGGGGCCGAAAATGCGAGACAGGCAGGGTTTGATGGGGTTGAGCTACATGGTGCTTTTGGCTATCTGATTGACCAATTTTTGCAAGATGGCTCTAATCAGCGGACAGACCACTATGGTGGCTCCATTGAAAATCGAGTTCGGTTTCTTCTAGAGGTGGTAGAGGCAGTCTGTCAGGTGTGGGGCGGCGATCGTGTGGGGATTAAACTCTCTCCCAGCAATACATTACACGGGATGCAGGATTCCGATCCTTTGACAACTTTCAGCTATGCCCTAGAGAAACTTAATGCTTTTAAGCTGGCCTATGTTCATTTGATGGAGCCAAGTGAGGAAGATCTTAATGCCCGTGGGGTAATTAATCCTGTAATTTCCACCTTCGGTCCTTTCTATCGAGGTCTAATCATCACGAACGGAGGATACGACAAATTGAAGGGAAATCAGATTTTAGAAACTGGAAAGTCAGATTTAGTCTCCTTTGGCAAACCATTCATCGCTAACCCTGATTTGCCGGAGCGGTTTATCGTCGATGGTCCCTTGAACGAACTCGACTTTACGACTGTTTATGGTAAGGCCGGTCAAAATTTGGAGCAGGGATATACGGACTATCCGTCTCTCAAACCGGCAGAAAACTGA
- a CDS encoding SDR family oxidoreductase, with protein MSFKTILVAGASRGIGLAVAEHFINQCDRLLAVSRTAAPVGEWIQADVADPMGLETIVKAMGDDCLDALLYMGGTWETHAFTSQYRFEDCSDEDIARVIAVNLVAPIRLVKPLLPALRRSDNPKIIFMGALSGRDNFPGREVANSASKFGLRGVVHSLREELRSQRISVTVINPGNVGTPEVLADLATDNLMGGEVIPLRDLLSILDCILSLSRATCIK; from the coding sequence ATGTCTTTTAAGACTATTCTGGTGGCAGGGGCGAGTCGGGGCATTGGACTGGCGGTTGCAGAACATTTTATCAACCAGTGCGATCGCCTATTAGCCGTGTCTCGCACAGCGGCTCCGGTCGGTGAGTGGATTCAGGCAGATGTGGCCGACCCGATGGGTCTAGAAACAATAGTAAAGGCGATGGGGGATGATTGCTTAGATGCCTTGCTATACATGGGGGGAACGTGGGAAACCCATGCGTTTACCAGTCAGTACAGATTTGAAGATTGTTCTGATGAGGATATTGCCCGAGTAATTGCAGTCAATTTGGTAGCCCCAATTCGGTTAGTGAAACCATTACTGCCCGCCCTGCGGCGATCGGACAATCCCAAAATTATCTTCATGGGGGCACTCTCGGGTCGAGATAATTTTCCAGGACGAGAAGTTGCCAATAGTGCCTCTAAGTTTGGCTTGCGGGGGGTAGTACATTCATTGCGAGAAGAATTGCGATCGCAGCGAATCAGTGTAACCGTGATTAATCCCGGCAATGTTGGTACGCCGGAAGTTTTAGCCGATCTTGCAACAGACAATCTAATGGGTGGTGAAGTAATCCCTCTAAGGGATCTTCTCTCTATCCTTGACTGTATTCTCTCTCTGTCACGGGCTACTTGTATTAAATAG
- a CDS encoding GNAT family N-acetyltransferase, protein MLATLDTRKATTADIPFLARIEYEASLPPLNHCFWEDLLHGTGTTALQFIEAELRANASNWGNVADFLILEDHGKPVAAAAGYVPNKEDYSPLNLSYLEAIAQELEWSQEYMTTFHERYMALLGGNLRPFFLTPQATWIIENVAVLPEARGRGFGKILLRALLEQGRSQGHDFAGIMVINGNDRARRTYESIGFKPYQTFYPDYFSEQFNIDFPGVTKFGLRLN, encoded by the coding sequence ATGTTAGCAACGCTAGATACTCGCAAAGCAACGACTGCCGATATTCCGTTCCTGGCTAGAATTGAGTATGAAGCCTCTTTGCCACCGTTGAATCACTGTTTTTGGGAAGACCTGTTGCATGGCACTGGAACTACGGCCTTGCAATTTATTGAGGCGGAACTCAGGGCGAATGCTTCCAATTGGGGTAACGTAGCGGACTTCCTGATTTTGGAAGACCATGGCAAACCAGTGGCCGCCGCTGCTGGCTATGTACCAAATAAAGAAGACTACTCCCCATTAAATTTGTCTTACCTAGAGGCGATCGCCCAAGAATTGGAATGGTCTCAAGAATACATGACCACATTTCATGAGCGCTATATGGCACTTTTGGGAGGTAATTTGCGGCCGTTTTTCCTCACCCCCCAAGCAACTTGGATTATTGAAAATGTTGCCGTGTTGCCTGAAGCAAGGGGAAGAGGCTTTGGCAAAATTTTGCTCAGAGCATTGTTAGAGCAAGGGCGATCGCAGGGCCACGATTTTGCCGGAATCATGGTGATCAATGGCAATGACAGGGCACGCCGCACCTACGAATCCATTGGCTTTAAGCCCTATCAAACTTTTTACCCTGATTATTTCTCGGAACAATTCAACATTGACTTTCCAGGGGTGACAAAGTTTGGTCTGCGCCTGAATTAA
- a CDS encoding TetR/AcrR family transcriptional regulator, giving the protein MSAKLTKAEQTRRTRRAILERARHLFATKGYGGTGTEEIISELGVTRGALYHQFNDKLGVFKAVIAEAYGEITDYIQTKIQPLDDNWQQLIIGCQAFLEVAQQNELRRLVFIEAPAVLAVDDLGEIDQYGFALLHESIQIAVAEGQLSTIDAEGFAHLVNGSLNELAFWVAQSNDPERLKTAQSLVETLLMRHRS; this is encoded by the coding sequence ATGTCTGCCAAGTTAACTAAGGCTGAGCAAACTCGAAGAACTCGACGGGCTATCCTTGAGCGAGCGCGTCACTTATTCGCCACCAAGGGGTATGGGGGCACGGGAACCGAAGAAATCATCAGTGAATTGGGGGTTACCAGGGGAGCTTTATATCATCAGTTCAACGATAAGCTGGGGGTATTTAAAGCCGTCATCGCTGAGGCCTATGGCGAGATAACGGACTACATCCAAACAAAAATTCAACCCCTAGATGACAATTGGCAACAGTTAATCATCGGTTGTCAGGCATTTCTGGAAGTCGCTCAGCAGAATGAACTGCGGCGCTTAGTTTTTATTGAGGCTCCGGCCGTTTTGGCGGTGGATGACCTGGGGGAAATTGATCAGTACGGCTTTGCTCTACTCCATGAATCGATTCAGATAGCTGTCGCTGAGGGGCAACTAAGCACAATCGATGCAGAGGGATTTGCCCACTTAGTCAATGGTTCGTTGAATGAGTTAGCATTCTGGGTTGCCCAGTCTAATGACCCTGAGCGATTGAAAACAGCACAATCTCTGGTGGAGACATTGCTGATGCGCCATCGTAGTTAA